In Mangrovivirga cuniculi, the following proteins share a genomic window:
- a CDS encoding acyl-CoA dehydrogenase family protein, with the protein MATAVAENRKMIIDMVRDFSERNIRPNVMEWDETQEFPRDLFRQLGELGLMGVLVPQEYGGAGLGYHEYVDIIVEISKVDPGIGLSVAAHNSLCTGHIMQFGTEEQKKKWLPKLASGEWLGAWGLTEPNTGSDAGNMQTTAKVEGDEVVIEGAKNWITHGISGDIAVVMTRTGNPGESQNSTAVVVERGTKGFEGGRKENKLGMRVSETAEMIFTDCRVPKENILGEVGDGFKQALKILDGGRISIAALSLGIAIGAYEAAVQYSKERKQFNKPISSFQGISFKLADMATEIEASRLLIENASKLKNAGEKVTKASAMAKYFASEVAVKASTEAVQIFGGYGYTKDYPVEKFYRDSKLCTIGEGTSEIQKLVISREILK; encoded by the coding sequence ATGGCAACGGCAGTGGCTGAAAACAGAAAGATGATCATAGACATGGTAAGGGATTTTTCCGAGAGGAATATCCGTCCTAATGTCATGGAGTGGGATGAAACACAAGAGTTTCCAAGGGATCTTTTCAGACAACTTGGAGAGCTTGGCCTGATGGGAGTTTTAGTACCTCAGGAATATGGTGGAGCCGGTCTTGGCTATCATGAATATGTTGATATAATAGTAGAGATCAGTAAGGTTGATCCCGGAATCGGACTCAGCGTTGCCGCGCATAATTCTCTTTGTACCGGACACATTATGCAGTTTGGTACTGAAGAACAAAAGAAAAAGTGGCTTCCCAAACTGGCTTCAGGCGAATGGCTTGGAGCCTGGGGGCTAACTGAACCAAATACCGGTTCTGATGCAGGTAATATGCAGACAACTGCTAAAGTAGAGGGAGACGAAGTAGTAATTGAAGGAGCAAAAAACTGGATTACACACGGTATAAGTGGAGATATAGCTGTTGTAATGACCAGAACAGGAAACCCGGGGGAAAGTCAAAATTCAACTGCTGTAGTAGTAGAGCGAGGGACGAAGGGATTCGAAGGAGGCAGAAAAGAAAATAAGCTGGGAATGAGAGTTAGTGAAACTGCTGAAATGATCTTTACTGATTGTCGAGTACCTAAAGAAAATATTTTGGGTGAGGTTGGAGATGGTTTTAAGCAGGCTCTTAAAATATTAGATGGTGGAAGAATTTCAATTGCAGCTTTGAGTCTTGGTATAGCGATAGGAGCATATGAGGCTGCTGTGCAATATTCAAAAGAAAGAAAACAGTTCAATAAGCCAATTTCATCATTCCAGGGCATTTCATTTAAACTTGCGGACATGGCTACTGAAATCGAAGCTTCAAGATTGTTGATAGAAAATGCATCAAAATTAAAGAATGCTGGAGAGAAAGTAACCAAAGCTTCTGCAATGGCAAAGTATTTTGCATCCGAGGTAGCGGTAAAAGCCTCAACTGAAGCAGTGCAAATTTTTGGAGGATACGGATACACTAAAGATTACCCTGTAGAGAAGTTTTACCGTGATTCAAAACTGTGTACAATCGGAGAAGGAACCTCTGAAATACAAAAACTTGTGATTTCAAGAGAAATTCTCAAATAA
- a CDS encoding tyrosine-type recombinase/integrase, whose translation MLESFLNYISHQKRYSGNTVEAYQRDLSQYLTYLEETFEIKDEAEADYNHIRSWIVSMIEVDAKPTTINRKLASVKAFYKYLLKHEVIESNPALMVRSLKKPSRLPQFILEEDIVELLDDIKPSEENEKDFNAWRQYIIFSLLYTTGMRRAELIDLKEEDINFFNARIKVTGKRNKQRIIPLPKFILKDVKKYIELKKLHFNNNDSSYLIVNNSGDQSYPMLVQTTIKKLLNAQKTKVNKRSPHVLRHSYATHLLSNGADINSVKELLGHAGLAATQVYTHRSIKELKRVFEQAHPKA comes from the coding sequence ATGCTTGAATCTTTCTTAAATTATATATCACATCAGAAGAGGTACAGCGGGAACACGGTAGAGGCGTATCAAAGAGATTTAAGTCAATATCTAACCTATCTGGAAGAAACCTTTGAAATAAAAGATGAGGCAGAAGCCGATTACAATCATATACGAAGCTGGATAGTTTCAATGATTGAGGTCGATGCTAAACCAACCACGATAAACCGAAAACTCGCTTCGGTTAAAGCATTTTACAAGTATTTATTGAAACACGAAGTGATCGAATCTAATCCTGCGTTGATGGTTCGGTCTTTAAAAAAGCCATCCAGGTTACCTCAGTTTATTCTGGAGGAGGATATTGTTGAATTACTTGATGATATCAAACCTTCCGAGGAGAATGAGAAAGATTTCAATGCCTGGAGGCAATATATTATCTTTTCTCTTCTTTATACTACTGGTATGAGAAGGGCAGAATTAATTGACCTGAAAGAAGAGGATATAAATTTTTTTAATGCAAGAATTAAAGTTACAGGTAAGAGAAATAAGCAACGTATTATTCCTTTACCTAAGTTTATTCTAAAAGATGTAAAAAAATATATTGAATTAAAAAAACTCCACTTTAATAACAACGATAGTAGCTATTTAATCGTTAATAATAGTGGAGATCAATCATATCCGATGCTTGTTCAAACTACAATCAAAAAGCTTTTGAATGCACAGAAAACAAAGGTTAACAAGCGTAGTCCGCATGTGCTCCGACACAGCTATGCAACACATCTGCTGTCTAATGGTGCGGATATTAACTCAGTTAAAGAATTATTGGGTCATGCTGGACTTGCAGCTACGCAGGTCTATACACACCGTTCCATTAAGGAGCTGAAGAGAGTTTTTGAACAAGCTCACCCTAAAGCATAA
- the hpf gene encoding ribosome hibernation-promoting factor, HPF/YfiA family has translation MKLQMHSIHFDADQKLLDFVQKRTEKLETFYDRITDGEVFFRIEKNDQKENKIVEIMLNIPGNQLFASEQSKSFEAAADKAVEALRRQIKKYKEKQLGR, from the coding sequence ATGAAATTACAAATGCACTCCATCCACTTCGACGCTGATCAAAAGCTGTTGGACTTTGTACAAAAAAGAACTGAAAAACTGGAAACATTTTATGATCGAATTACTGATGGAGAGGTTTTTTTCCGAATTGAGAAAAATGACCAGAAGGAGAATAAAATCGTTGAGATAATGCTTAATATTCCCGGAAATCAATTGTTTGCAAGTGAGCAATCAAAATCTTTTGAAGCAGCTGCTGATAAAGCTGTTGAAGCATTAAGAAGACAGATTAAAAAATATAAAGAAAAACAACTAGGAAGATAA
- a CDS encoding UDP-glucose dehydrogenase family protein yields MKIAVVGTGYVGLVTGTCFSETGNNVTCIDIDESKVEKLKNGIIPIYEPGLDVLFERNVKQDRLHFTTNLKEGIEGAEIIFLALPTPPGEDGSADLQYVLKVADDLGPLLKQYTIIIDKSTVPVGTAEKVHNAIAKNAKVDFDVVSNPEFLREGVAVEDFMKPDRVVVGTESEKAKKTMERLYAPLVRQGNPIIFMDERSAELTKYAANSFLATKITFMNEIANLCELLGADVDAVRRGVGTDSRIGKRFLFAGIGYGGSCFPKDVQALAKSAKDVNYDFRILNGVMDINQKQKTKLIPSIKDYFNGDLKGKKIAIWGLAFKPYTDDIREAPALYNIEELIKEGAEVSVFDPEAMENVKGIMGDKITYAEDQYSVLEDADALMIVTEWPVFRTPDFNRMDSLLNNKVIFDGRNLYELSSMEELGYEYFSIGRKSVKK; encoded by the coding sequence ATGAAAATAGCAGTCGTAGGAACAGGTTATGTCGGTCTTGTTACCGGAACATGCTTCTCAGAAACCGGAAACAACGTTACATGTATTGATATTGACGAATCTAAAGTTGAAAAACTTAAAAACGGAATCATTCCAATATATGAGCCCGGTCTTGATGTTTTATTTGAAAGAAACGTTAAGCAAGACAGACTTCATTTCACTACTAATCTTAAAGAAGGAATAGAAGGAGCAGAAATCATATTCCTTGCGCTGCCTACACCTCCTGGAGAAGATGGCTCTGCTGACCTTCAATATGTTTTGAAAGTTGCTGATGACCTGGGACCTTTATTGAAACAATATACTATTATAATAGATAAGAGTACAGTACCTGTCGGAACAGCCGAAAAAGTTCACAATGCTATAGCTAAAAACGCAAAAGTTGATTTTGATGTTGTTTCAAACCCTGAGTTTTTAAGAGAAGGTGTTGCCGTAGAAGATTTCATGAAACCGGACCGCGTAGTCGTTGGAACGGAATCTGAAAAGGCTAAAAAAACAATGGAAAGGCTATACGCCCCTTTAGTAAGGCAGGGGAATCCAATAATTTTCATGGACGAAAGATCAGCTGAATTGACTAAATACGCAGCTAATTCATTCCTTGCTACCAAAATTACTTTTATGAATGAAATAGCTAACCTTTGTGAATTACTTGGCGCAGATGTTGACGCTGTAAGAAGAGGTGTTGGTACAGATAGCAGAATTGGAAAAAGATTTTTATTTGCAGGGATAGGATATGGCGGAAGCTGCTTTCCAAAAGACGTACAAGCATTAGCCAAATCAGCCAAAGACGTTAATTACGATTTCAGAATTCTTAATGGCGTCATGGATATTAACCAAAAGCAAAAAACTAAGCTGATACCTTCCATAAAAGATTATTTTAATGGCGACCTGAAAGGTAAGAAAATTGCAATTTGGGGACTGGCCTTTAAACCTTATACTGATGATATTCGTGAAGCTCCGGCTTTATATAATATTGAAGAATTAATCAAAGAAGGAGCAGAAGTAAGTGTTTTCGATCCGGAGGCAATGGAAAATGTCAAAGGTATCATGGGAGACAAGATCACCTATGCCGAAGATCAATATTCTGTATTAGAAGATGCAGATGCTTTAATGATTGTAACCGAATGGCCGGTGTTCAGAACGCCTGACTTCAACAGAATGGATTCACTTCTAAATAATAAGGTGATATTTGATGGAAGGAATCTTTACGAACTTTCTTCAATGGAAGAATTAGGTTATGAATATTTCAGCATTGGAAGAAAATCAGTAAAAAAATGA
- the rpsU gene encoding 30S ribosomal protein S21: MIIVNVKENESIEKALKRFKKKFERTGVLRELRSRSYFEKPSVSRRNELIKAAYRQKMRDQDNNN; encoded by the coding sequence ATGATTATAGTTAACGTAAAAGAAAACGAGTCAATAGAGAAGGCACTTAAAAGATTTAAGAAAAAATTTGAGCGCACTGGAGTTTTAAGAGAACTAAGAAGCCGTTCATATTTTGAAAAGCCTTCTGTAAGTAGAAGAAACGAATTGATTAAGGCGGCTTACCGTCAAAAAATGAGAGATCAGGATAACAATAACTAA
- a CDS encoding UDP-glucuronic acid decarboxylase family protein: MNKGRVLITGAAGFLGSHLCDRFINEGFEVVGMDNLITGNLENIEHLFELKEFEFYNHDVSKFVHVSGELDYIVHFASPASPIDYLKIPIQTLKVGSLGTHNCLGLAKAKNARIIVASTSEVYGDPLVHPQTEDYYGNVNPIGPRGVYDEAKRFQEAMTMAYHTYHKLETRIVRIFNTYGPRMRLNDGRVLPAFIGQALRGEDLTVFGDGSQTRSFCYVDDLVEGIYRLLMSDYPYPVNIGNPDEITIKEFAEEIIKLTGTEQKVIYKPLPKDDPMQRQPNIDRAREILGWEPKVSRAEGLKITYDYFRSLPDEKLYKKEHNDFKDYIKK; this comes from the coding sequence ATGAATAAAGGCAGAGTTTTAATTACCGGAGCAGCAGGTTTTCTTGGCTCTCATTTATGTGACAGATTCATAAATGAAGGCTTCGAGGTTGTGGGTATGGACAACTTAATCACAGGAAACCTTGAAAACATTGAGCATTTGTTCGAACTGAAAGAGTTTGAATTTTATAATCACGATGTCAGTAAATTCGTTCATGTTAGTGGCGAACTCGATTATATCGTTCACTTTGCTTCTCCTGCAAGCCCGATTGATTATTTAAAGATCCCGATACAAACTTTGAAAGTAGGTTCTCTCGGCACTCATAATTGCCTGGGCCTTGCAAAAGCAAAAAATGCACGCATAATAGTAGCCTCTACTTCTGAGGTATATGGAGATCCACTCGTACATCCACAGACGGAAGATTATTATGGCAATGTGAATCCGATAGGCCCGCGTGGTGTATATGATGAAGCAAAAAGATTTCAGGAGGCCATGACCATGGCATACCACACTTATCATAAACTGGAAACAAGGATAGTCAGAATCTTTAACACATACGGACCAAGAATGAGGCTGAACGATGGCCGGGTACTTCCTGCATTTATTGGCCAGGCCTTAAGAGGTGAAGACTTAACCGTATTTGGTGATGGTTCACAAACCCGTTCTTTTTGTTATGTAGATGATCTTGTTGAAGGCATCTACCGATTATTAATGAGTGATTATCCTTACCCGGTTAACATTGGAAACCCTGATGAAATAACCATCAAAGAATTTGCTGAAGAAATCATTAAACTAACAGGGACTGAACAAAAAGTTATTTACAAACCTTTACCAAAAGATGACCCGATGCAAAGGCAACCTAACATTGACCGCGCAAGGGAAATCCTGGGCTGGGAACCAAAGGTATCCAGGGCTGAAGGGTTAAAAATAACATATGATTATTTCAGATCTCTTCCTGATGAAAAGCTCTATAAAAAAGAGCATAATGATTTTAAAGACTATATAAAGAAATAG